The stretch of DNA GAACTTGCAAAGATAATAGGAATAACACCTGCCTGATTTACCCGTAAAGGTAAATATGTTTTCTGTCCGCCTGAAACCCTTCTTCCTTTTACCTGACGCGGATACTGAACAGGAATTCGGCGTTGACCCGTAGTGATTGCAATGGCTCCCGCAATAACGGCAACCATTAAGAAAACAAGTACCAGCGCCTGAAACATATTCAATTGCTTGGATACAAAAACTAATTGAACAAGATGTCGTAATGCGGCAGGCATGCGCGAAACGATACTTGTAAAGATAATCAATGACATTCCATTGCCGATACCAAATTCACTTATTTGTTCTCCTATCCACATAACAAATGCAGCACCTGTTGTAAATGATAAAACACAGGTGAAAATAAACATAGGTCCAGGATTAGGAACAATTTCTCTTCCTAACCCTTGCAAGAACCATGAAATTCCTATAGACTGAATAATACAAAGAACTATCGTCCCATAACGGGTATAATCATTAATTTTTTGTTGTCCCTGGTGTCCTTCCTTTTGTAATTTCTCCAATGCGGGAATAATGGGAATTAAAAGGGATAAAATAATAGATGCGGTAATGTAGGGCATAATACCCAATGTGAAAACGGTAGCACGGGCAAAGGCCCCTCCACTGAACATATCGTAGAAACCTAATAGCCCTCCCCCCTGACTAATCTTCTGTGCTAATGCAGCACCATCAATGCCAGGAGCCGGAACATGACAGCCGAGCCTGTAAATAGCCAACATAATGAGAGTAAATATAATTCGGCTTTTCAGTTCCGGTATTCTAAATGCATTTTTGAAAGCCTCTAAAGGTTGAGACACCGAACAGCTCCTCTCATACTATTTATGAGTTTTGTGTTTCTTCTGTAGTTTCTTCTTTTATTTTTTGTAATGTAATTGTTCCTCCCGCACTTTCAATTTTCTGTCGTGCAGAGGGAGACACCGACTGAACTATAATATTAAAGGATTTTGTTAATTCACCTTTACCTAAAATCTTAACACCACCCTTTTGTTTCTTGGCTAATCCTTTCTTAATCAAATCTTCCGTTGTAATGGTTGCACCTGCATCAAAGAATTTTTCAAGCATTTCTACATTGACTATGGACACAGGGAACCGTTTTATATGGTGGAAACCGCGTTTGGGTAGACGACGATGTAAAGGCATTTGCCCTCCTTCAAATCCGGGTTTTGTCTTATAACCCGAACGAGATTGAGCCCCTTTATGTCCACGACAGGAAGTTTTTCCATGTCCAGAACTGGGACCTCTTCCAACGCGTTTTCTTCTCTTTTTGGCACCTTCTTTATAAGTTAATGTATGTAGTTCCATCGTCTTTTTCCCTTTTTACCTCTAATTTAATCTTCCTTCGGTTTTGTTTTCTTGGATAAGGTATTCAAACCTCTGATTTGCAACATTTCTTCACGGGTTTTAAGTTGACGAAGCCCGTTCAAGGTTGCCCATATTACATTTACAGAGGTATTAGAACCTAATGATTTCGTTAATACATTGGAGTATCCTGCGGCTTCTAAAACGGCACGCACAGGACCACCTGCAACTATGCCCGTTCCGCGAGAAGCCGGCTTCAAAAGAACGCGAGCCGCATCC from Candidatus Hydrogenedens sp. encodes:
- the secY gene encoding preprotein translocase subunit SecY, yielding MSQPLEAFKNAFRIPELKSRIIFTLIMLAIYRLGCHVPAPGIDGAALAQKISQGGGLLGFYDMFSGGAFARATVFTLGIMPYITASIILSLLIPIIPALEKLQKEGHQGQQKINDYTRYGTIVLCIIQSIGISWFLQGLGREIVPNPGPMFIFTCVLSFTTGAAFVMWIGEQISEFGIGNGMSLIIFTSIVSRMPAALRHLVQLVFVSKQLNMFQALVLVFLMVAVIAGAIAITTGQRRIPVQYPRQVKGRRVSGGQKTYLPLRVNQAGVIPIIFASSILSLPAYLGDTIRIPIIEQIIRQLFYPGNIGYAICYGGLIIFFSFFYTAITFNPVEIADNMKKYGGVIVGVRPGKATAEYLNHIMTRITLAGSIFLAIIALLPEAVYFFIKVPDWTVVQFFGGTSLLILVGVALDTIKQIEQHLLMRHYDGFSGKAGRIRSRRSF
- the rplO gene encoding 50S ribosomal protein L15 — translated: MELHTLTYKEGAKKRRKRVGRGPSSGHGKTSCRGHKGAQSRSGYKTKPGFEGGQMPLHRRLPKRGFHHIKRFPVSIVNVEMLEKFFDAGATITTEDLIKKGLAKKQKGGVKILGKGELTKSFNIIVQSVSPSARQKIESAGGTITLQKIKEETTEETQNS